A single genomic interval of Romeriopsis navalis LEGE 11480 harbors:
- a CDS encoding acyl-CoA dehydrogenase family protein: MNLPTASLSEENRIDSLLKTAIAPQATQLDRDPQALKAAFRLLGEHQLLGLRAPREWGGQDWEATAVYQFIEQSTRYSGALAFLQIQHQRAVQEVAASNNQALKQAYLKQATSGQLGLGVGYSHLRRVKQPISVTQTDGGYIFNGTVPWITGFGIFDYWLLAAELPDGQAVFVLVPFVPSEQGNPGDDGVMIFDPPLALAAMGSTQTVTATLQDYFVSETQLVDIKPPGWIHAYDRAHPFTYCFFTLGCAQAGLDILAQARRSDIPAIADTYAALNQEVQQCRDQIYQMLANPVFADCLRLRAWSIDQATRCAHAAVAASRGAANYSDHPAQRVYRESLVFTVFGQNNDVMNATLESMTARSRQVIASLGVKR, from the coding sequence ATGAACTTACCGACTGCCTCACTGTCCGAGGAAAATCGCATCGACTCATTGCTCAAAACGGCGATCGCCCCGCAAGCCACGCAGCTCGATCGTGACCCACAGGCGCTCAAAGCGGCATTTCGGCTGCTGGGAGAACATCAACTGCTGGGCCTGAGGGCACCACGAGAATGGGGTGGTCAGGATTGGGAAGCCACGGCGGTTTACCAGTTTATTGAGCAGTCTACGCGTTATTCTGGGGCGCTGGCATTTTTGCAAATTCAGCACCAACGGGCTGTTCAGGAAGTCGCTGCATCGAATAATCAAGCGCTGAAGCAGGCTTATCTCAAACAAGCTACCAGTGGTCAGCTAGGGCTGGGTGTGGGCTATTCGCATTTGCGACGGGTTAAGCAACCGATCAGTGTGACCCAAACTGATGGTGGGTATATTTTTAATGGCACAGTGCCTTGGATTACCGGCTTTGGGATCTTTGATTATTGGCTATTGGCGGCGGAACTGCCGGATGGACAGGCGGTGTTTGTGCTTGTGCCATTTGTGCCCAGTGAACAGGGGAATCCAGGCGATGATGGGGTAATGATCTTTGATCCGCCGCTGGCGCTGGCGGCAATGGGGTCTACCCAGACTGTCACTGCAACGCTGCAAGATTATTTTGTGTCAGAGACGCAGTTGGTTGATATTAAGCCACCGGGCTGGATTCATGCTTACGATCGAGCCCATCCCTTCACCTACTGCTTTTTTACCTTGGGTTGTGCCCAGGCGGGACTGGATATTTTGGCCCAGGCCCGGCGATCGGATATTCCGGCGATCGCTGACACCTATGCGGCGCTGAACCAAGAAGTGCAGCAATGTCGCGACCAGATTTATCAGATGTTAGCCAATCCGGTCTTCGCTGATTGTCTCCGCCTCCGGGCTTGGTCGATCGACCAGGCGACGCGCTGTGCCCATGCGGCGGTGGCCGCTTCACGGGGCGCAGCCAATTACAGTGACCATCCGGCTCAGCGAGTGTATCGCGAGTCCCTGGTGTTTACGGTGTTTGGTCAGAATAATGATGTGATGAACGCCACGCTGGAATCGATGACGGCGCGATCGCGGCAAGTGATTGCAAGCCTTGGAGTCAAACGATAG
- a CDS encoding DNA alkylation repair protein, whose amino-acid sequence MHLQDVIKQLEALANPANVATKQNKFGIVADRALGIYQKDLGKLAKQIGPDNQLAIDLFNTGIYEARLLCSYLYHPQDLTDELMEAWVVTFENWEICDSFCMGFFAASEDAIAKAIAWSERDEEFVKRAGFVIMAAYGFVHKQALNPVFEQFLPIIEREAKDDRLYVKKAVNWALRNIGKRNVDLQIAAIATANQIRQIDHPSAQWIAKNALSELEKPNVRMSDYPRYIYRPK is encoded by the coding sequence ATGCATTTACAAGATGTAATCAAACAGCTAGAAGCATTAGCCAACCCAGCCAATGTTGCAACGAAGCAGAACAAATTTGGGATTGTGGCCGATCGCGCCCTCGGCATTTATCAAAAAGACCTCGGCAAACTGGCCAAGCAGATTGGTCCAGATAATCAGTTGGCGATCGATTTGTTTAATACCGGCATCTATGAAGCCAGACTGCTGTGCAGCTATTTGTATCACCCCCAAGATCTGACTGACGAGTTAATGGAAGCGTGGGTCGTGACATTTGAGAACTGGGAGATTTGTGACTCATTCTGCATGGGCTTTTTTGCTGCGAGTGAAGATGCGATCGCCAAGGCCATTGCCTGGTCCGAACGCGATGAGGAATTTGTCAAACGGGCGGGCTTTGTGATCATGGCAGCCTATGGATTTGTCCATAAGCAAGCCTTAAATCCAGTGTTTGAGCAATTTCTACCGATTATCGAACGGGAAGCGAAAGACGATCGACTGTATGTCAAAAAAGCCGTCAACTGGGCCTTACGGAATATTGGCAAACGCAATGTGGATTTGCAGATCGCGGCGATCGCTACGGCCAATCAAATACGCCAAATTGACCATCCGTCCGCCCAATGGATTGCGAAAAATGCCCTCAGCGAGTTGGAAAAACCCAATGTCAGAATGTCAGATTATCCCCGATACATCTATCGTCCCAAATAG